The [Actinobacillus] rossii genome contains a region encoding:
- a CDS encoding Transposase and inactivated derivatives yields MNEKQLHALAAEFAKNLKTPEDLNQFSRMLKKITVEAALNGELTDHLGYEKHQPGKGKNARNGYTSKTIICDEGEIEIETPRDRDCTFEPQLIKKNQTRITGMDEQIIALYAKGLSNQEIVEMFKELYDADVSTSLISRVTDAVKERVMEWQNRPLDAVYPIVYPDCIVVKVRQDGRIINKSVFVALGVNLEGHKELLGLWIAENEGAKFWANVLTELQNRGLKDIFIACVDGLKGFPEAINAVYPKTKIQLCIVHLVRNSLKFVSWKDYKAVTADLKQVYQAQTEAQARENLTALSQKWQAKYPLVAKGWEDNRANIATFFDYPADIRKAIYTTNAVESLNSVIRRVIKKRNVFPTDDSVFKVIWLAIKDASKKWTMPIQNRKPAMNRFMIDFGDRLDDHR; encoded by the coding sequence ATGAACGAAAAACAACTTCACGCCTTGGCAGCGGAATTTGCCAAAAACCTAAAAACACCGGAAGACCTCAATCAATTTTCACGGATGCTCAAGAAAATCACCGTCGAGGCTGCGTTAAATGGTGAACTGACCGACCATCTTGGTTATGAAAAACACCAGCCTGGAAAAGGTAAAAATGCACGTAACGGTTACACATCTAAGACCATCATTTGTGATGAAGGTGAGATAGAAATTGAGACGCCTCGTGACCGTGACTGCACCTTTGAACCGCAACTTATCAAGAAAAACCAAACCCGCATCACAGGAATGGATGAGCAGATTATTGCCTTATATGCCAAGGGTTTAAGTAATCAGGAAATCGTTGAAATGTTCAAAGAACTCTATGATGCGGATGTGTCAACCAGCCTGATTTCTCGCGTTACCGACGCCGTGAAAGAACGCGTAATGGAATGGCAAAACCGCCCGCTTGATGCGGTTTATCCAATTGTTTACCCGGATTGTATCGTAGTGAAAGTACGCCAAGATGGACGAATTATCAACAAATCCGTGTTTGTTGCCTTGGGTGTGAATCTTGAAGGACATAAAGAGTTATTGGGGCTTTGGATTGCTGAAAATGAGGGTGCGAAGTTCTGGGCGAATGTGCTGACAGAGCTTCAAAATCGAGGCTTGAAAGACATTTTTATTGCCTGTGTAGACGGTTTAAAAGGCTTCCCGGAAGCCATCAATGCAGTCTATCCTAAAACGAAGATTCAGCTTTGCATTGTGCATTTAGTGCGTAACAGCTTGAAATTCGTTTCGTGGAAAGATTACAAAGCCGTCACTGCAGATTTAAAGCAGGTTTATCAGGCCCAGACGGAAGCACAAGCTCGCGAAAATCTGACCGCACTTTCGCAAAAATGGCAGGCAAAATACCCGCTTGTGGCGAAAGGCTGGGAAGATAACCGGGCAAATATAGCCACATTTTTTGATTATCCGGCTGATATTCGTAAAGCGATTTATACCACGAATGCCGTGGAATCGCTTAATAGCGTGATTCGTCGCGTGATTAAAAAACGAAATGTATTCCCGACGGATGATTCAGTTTTCAAAGTGATTTGGCTTGCGATTAAAGATGCATCAAAAAAATGGACAATGCCGATTCAGAACCGGAAACCGGCGATGAATCGATTTATGATTGATTTTGGTGATCGCCTAGACGATCACCGTTAA